Part of the Pirellulales bacterium genome is shown below.
TTTGCGCGCCCAGTTTATCGTGAAGGGCTTTTTGCAGGGGTTGCACTCCAGCCCGTTTCAAGGCTTTTCAGTCGAATTCAGCGAGCATCGCAAGTACACCCCCGGCGACGATCCGGCCGATATCGACTGGCTCGTTTATGCGAAGACCGACAAATACTACATCAAGAAATTCGAGGCCGAGACCAATATCACCGGCTACCTGGTGATGGACCTCAGCCGGTCGATGGGCTACACGTATCGGCAGGAGCTGACCAAGTTCGAGTATGGCATCTGCCTCGCCGCGGCGCTCTGCTACTTGATGGTTCACCAGCAGGACCCGGTCGGGCTGATCACGTTCGACGAGGCGATCCGCCAAAGCCTGCCGGCCCGCTCGAAACGGACGCAGTTGGGGCAGGTGCTCTCCCTGTTGGCGAACCTCAAGCCGACCGGCAAGACGGACATCGCCAAGAGCCTGCACCAGATCGCGGCCATGCTCAAGCACCGCAGCCTGGTGATGATCTTCAGCGACCTGTTCGCCGAGCCGGAGGGAGTGTTGCAATCGCTGCGGCGCTTGCGGCACGGCGGGCACGACGTGATCCTATTCCATATCCTCGACGAGGCGGAGGTCCACTTTCCATTCGAAGGCGTGATAGAATTCGAGGAGCCGGAGACGAGCGACAAGATCCAGGTCGACGCGAACGACTTTCGCGCCGACTACCAAACGGAGGTCGGAAAGTTTTGCGACCATTATCGCCGCCAATGTTTCCAAAGCGGCATCGACTACGTCGGTCTCGACACGAGCATGCAGTTCGATAAGGCGCTAACCGAATACTTGTTGAGCCGGCGAGCGAGATACTGAGACGAAGACCGGAGATAAACCGCCAAGGCGCCAAGAACGCCAAGAAAACATGGTGATACAGAATCCAAGGGCGGCTTTCTTGCTGCTTCTTGGCGATCTTGGCCTCTTGGCGGTTTAGCTTTTGGAAGTGAATCGAAATGGGCTTGAGCTTTGTAACGCCGCTGATTCTGACAGGGATCGCGCTCGTGGCAGTGCCGATCGTATTGCATCTCGTGATGCGGCAGGTGCCCAAGCGGCTGATCTTTCCCGCAGTCCGATTTTTGCAGCAGCGCGAACAGGCCAATCGCCGCCAATTGCGGCTGCGGCACCTGCTCTTATTGATTTTGCGCTGCGCGGCAATCGTGCTCTTGGCTGCTGCGCTGGCGAGGCCGAGCGTCAAAATGGCGGGCGCGCTGGGGAGCCAGGAAGCGCCGGTCGCGGCAGCGCTCATTTTCGACACCTCGCCCCGCATGGACTACCGCGAGGAGAACCGCACGCGCCTTCAGGCGGCCGAAGATACGGCCCGCTGGCTGCTCACGCAATTGCCGCCCGAAAGCGATGTGGCCGTGCTCACTTCCGAAGAGCCGAGCGGCGAGTTCTCGGTCGATCTCGGGGCGGCCGAACAGCGCGTCTCGAAACTTAAGTCGGCCGGCAGCGCGACGCCGCTGGCACAGGTCGTCAACCGAGCCATCCTGCTGCTTAACAAGAAAGACCGGCAACGAAAGGAGATTTACGTCTTCACCGATCTGGCCGCGGGGGCGTGGCCCGCCGATCCCAATGGGCAACTTAAAAGCGTGCTCGAGACGGCGACCGAGATCGGCATTTACGTCGTCGATGTCGGAATTGCCGAGCCGCGCGATTTCGCCCTGGGCGACGTAAAGATCATACCCGAGGTCGTGGCCAAGAGTGGCCAGATTCAGATTGAGACCGAAGCGATTCGACTTGGACCGGACGAAGACCGCGACGTGGCCCTCTATGTTCTCGACGCGAAAACCAGCCCACCGACTCCGCGAGTTCGTGGCCAAAAGACGCTCCATTGGCACGCGGGCCCGCCCGCGCCGATCGACTTTACCTTGGCGAACGAAGGGATCGGCACGCACCAAGGCTACGTTCGGATCATGGGGGAGGACAATCTCGCGGCCGATGACATTCGTTATTTTACGTTTGAGATTCGGCCGGCGTTTCGCGTGCTGGTCGCTGCGCCGCCGCCGGCTGAGCGAAACGCGATCATCTTCACCGAGTCGCTCGCGCCGGTCCTGTATCGTCAAACGGGCAGGGCAAGGTTTGAATGCGAAACCATTCCATTCGACAAGCTGCTCGACAAGAATTTGGAGACCTACTCAGCCGTCTGCCTTCTCGATCCGACGCCGCTGGACCCGGCGGTGTGGCAGCGGTTGAGATCGTATGTCGAGGACGGCGGCGGGCTGGGAATCTGGCTTGGTCACAACGCCCAGCCGCTCGAATCGTTCAACGATCCGGCGGCGCTCGCGCTGTTGCCCGGCAAGCTAGCGAGGATTGCTCCCTCTGCAGCGCCCGTTTCGGAGGCCGAATGGGATAAGCCAACGCTCTTTCTCTCCCCGCGCAGCGAGGACTTGCAGCACCCGATCATGGCCCGCTTTCGCCGCATCGAACGGACGGTGCCCTGGAATCACTATCCGGTCTTGCGGCACTGGGTGTTCAGCGACCTCAGCAAATCCGCGAGCACCGTGGTGCATTACAGCAACGGCGACGCGGCGCTGCTGGAATCAGTGGCCGGGAAAGGTCGCGTGTTGACATGGACGACGCCGATGTCGGTTTCAGCCTCCGATCCGAATGCATGGAACACCTTGGATATCGGATTGCCGTACTTCACGTTATTGAACGATCTGGCGCTGTATCTCGTCGGCAGCGGTGAGGAGCGGCTGAACTATGCGGCCGGCGACCGAGCCATGTTGCGGCTCGACCAGGACCAAATGCAATCGAGCTTCATCGTGGCCAATCTGGAGCAAGCCGACGAAGGGATCAAGATCGCCGCCGATCAAAAGAAGGGCGCGCTTTCCGTGCCCGACACCGCCACCGCCACGCCGGGAAACTACTCCGTGCAGTCGGGCGGAACGGTCGGGGGCGTCCGCCGCGGTTTCAGCGCGAACATTCCCGCCGCCGCGACGAGCCTCGCGCGCATCAAACCCGACGAGTTGACCGCCCTATTGGGCGTTGGC
Proteins encoded:
- a CDS encoding DUF58 domain-containing protein, with amino-acid sequence MSTVEKYLRPEVIRQISRLDLRAQFIVKGFLQGLHSSPFQGFSVEFSEHRKYTPGDDPADIDWLVYAKTDKYYIKKFEAETNITGYLVMDLSRSMGYTYRQELTKFEYGICLAAALCYLMVHQQDPVGLITFDEAIRQSLPARSKRTQLGQVLSLLANLKPTGKTDIAKSLHQIAAMLKHRSLVMIFSDLFAEPEGVLQSLRRLRHGGHDVILFHILDEAEVHFPFEGVIEFEEPETSDKIQVDANDFRADYQTEVGKFCDHYRRQCFQSGIDYVGLDTSMQFDKALTEYLLSRRARY
- a CDS encoding BatA domain-containing protein; its protein translation is MGLSFVTPLILTGIALVAVPIVLHLVMRQVPKRLIFPAVRFLQQREQANRRQLRLRHLLLLILRCAAIVLLAAALARPSVKMAGALGSQEAPVAAALIFDTSPRMDYREENRTRLQAAEDTARWLLTQLPPESDVAVLTSEEPSGEFSVDLGAAEQRVSKLKSAGSATPLAQVVNRAILLLNKKDRQRKEIYVFTDLAAGAWPADPNGQLKSVLETATEIGIYVVDVGIAEPRDFALGDVKIIPEVVAKSGQIQIETEAIRLGPDEDRDVALYVLDAKTSPPTPRVRGQKTLHWHAGPPAPIDFTLANEGIGTHQGYVRIMGEDNLAADDIRYFTFEIRPAFRVLVAAPPPAERNAIIFTESLAPVLYRQTGRARFECETIPFDKLLDKNLETYSAVCLLDPTPLDPAVWQRLRSYVEDGGGLGIWLGHNAQPLESFNDPAALALLPGKLARIAPSAAPVSEAEWDKPTLFLSPRSEDLQHPIMARFRRIERTVPWNHYPVLRHWVFSDLSKSASTVVHYSNGDAALLESVAGKGRVLTWTTPMSVSASDPNAWNTLDIGLPYFTLLNDLALYLVGSGEERLNYAAGDRAMLRLDQDQMQSSFIVANLEQADEGIKIAADQKKGALSVPDTATATPGNYSVQSGGTVGGVRRGFSANIPAAATSLARIKPDELTALLGVGRFRLAHGREEIDRNVSAGRIGRELYPLLIVLVALVLGAEHLLANRFYRRAPLPEFRPRHVDSLSPAVVPLPPTQIETVPAAK